GCTACTAAGGATTAACGGGCTTAAGAGGACCTCAATTATCCACCCCGGGCAAAGGCTAAGGATTCCGGGAGTGGTGGCAGCGAGAACAGTTTATCATCGCGTGAAGCAGGGTGAAAACCTGTGGTCTATAGCGAGGAAGTATGGTGTAACCGTCGCCGACATAAAACGCTGGAACAACATGAAATCCGACAGATTAACGCCGAATCAGAAACTCGCGATTCATATTGCCACGCCAAAGAAGAAAGCAACGAGAAAATACGCAAAAGCAAGGCAGAACAGGCAAACGAAAACCGTAAAGGTAGTCCACAGGGTTAAATCGGGTGAAAGCTTGTGGTCGATTGCTAAAAAATACGGAGTTCGGGTGAGTGACATAAAACGCTGGAACAAGCTTAGCAGTAACACTATTAGAGTGGGCAAAAAACTTACTATTTATGCGAAGCGTAGTGTTGTCGTGAAACCTAAACCCGTTATTCATCTCGTTAAGCGTGGTGAAACGCTTTGGGCTATCGCAAGAAAATACGGAGTTTCAGCTGAAAAGATAATGAAGGAAAATAATATCACCGACCCATCCCGGCTTAAACCCGGGGAAAAGCTTACTATAAAGCTACAGTAGAACCCGAAGAAAAACTTTATGGGCAACGAGGGGGAAGAAAAACAATACAGGCGGGAGCTTTTTATAAAACTTTTGCTAATGCTTCGCGCCGGAACTCTTCAGAACCTTGGGATGCTTACCAACCCTATAACTGGGAAAAAAGAGGTCAAACTCGAGCTCGCCAAGGAAACCATAGATATGCTCGAACTTTTGCGGGAAAAAACCTCGGGCAATCTTACTGAACCCGAGCAGGAGATGCTCGATAACCTGTTAACGGAGTTAAGGCTTCTTTATGTGAAGGTTAGGGATAAGGGGGAACAACAAAGTAAGGAGGAAAGTTAGCGGTGAGCGAGAATAACGAGTTCGCTTTGTTCGACACACCTGAGACGAAGAAATTAAGAGGGCGAATGGTCGAACAGCAAATAAAGGCGCGTGGCATATCCAACAGGAATGTTATAGCAGCCATGCTTAAGGTTCCGCGCCACATGTTTGTTCCGGACGATATGGTGCCGTATGCCTACGACGATTACCCGCTCCCTATAGGCGAGGGACAAACTATAAGTCAACCTTACATAGTAGCACTCATGACTGAACTTCTCGAGCCAAAACCTACCGATGTTGTGCTTGAGATTGGAACCGGCTCTGGTTATCAGGCAGCGGTGCTGGCGCAGATAGTAAAAAAAGTTTACTCCGTTGAGAGAATTTCCAAACTTGCGGAGTTCGCAAGAAAGAACCTTAAAATGCTCGGCATAAACAATGTCGAGGTAATTTTGGGAGACGGCTGGTATGGCTTGCCTGAGCACGCGCCATATAACGGGATCATAGTTACCGCAGCACCCGAAGATGTTCCGAAACCGCTTCTTGACCAACTTGCTGATGAGGGCAGACTTGTCATCCCTATAGGAACGGATTTCCAGCGACTATGGGTTATAAGGCGCGAGGGGGAAATATTCGAGCGGATACCATCAATACCTGTCCGATTCGTTCCGCTAATATCGGAAAAGCCGGAGTAATTCAAAGTCTATAGATATGCTATACCCAAAAAGTGATTTTTCCCGCAAACCTTTAATTTCTCGAACCCTTTACCTCGCCAGCGTGACA
The bacterium DNA segment above includes these coding regions:
- a CDS encoding DUF1844 domain-containing protein; the encoded protein is MGNEGEEKQYRRELFIKLLLMLRAGTLQNLGMLTNPITGKKEVKLELAKETIDMLELLREKTSGNLTEPEQEMLDNLLTELRLLYVKVRDKGEQQSKEES
- a CDS encoding protein-L-isoaspartate(D-aspartate) O-methyltransferase, whose translation is MVEQQIKARGISNRNVIAAMLKVPRHMFVPDDMVPYAYDDYPLPIGEGQTISQPYIVALMTELLEPKPTDVVLEIGTGSGYQAAVLAQIVKKVYSVERISKLAEFARKNLKMLGINNVEVILGDGWYGLPEHAPYNGIIVTAAPEDVPKPLLDQLADEGRLVIPIGTDFQRLWVIRREGEIFERIPSIPVRFVPLISEKPE